The Mycolicibacterium parafortuitum nucleotide sequence CAGTGGGCCAGACGCTGCTGACCTACAACCCGGCACTGGAGCAGCTGTTGGTGTTGTTCCCCGGAATCATCGCCGCGCAGCAGTCGTTCGGTCTGCCGCAGAACAACCCGACCGGTCTGCCGGCGGGCGACTTCGCGTTGACGATCGGCGATCCCAACCCGTGTTCGGTCGGATTCCTTCCGCCATCGCAGTGGCGAAACCCGGAGGACGAAACCGTGATCGACACCCCTGACGGCCTGTATTGCAAACTGCCTCAGGACAGTCCGCTCAACGTCCGCGGCGCACGCAACTATCCGTGCATCGAGCATCCCGGGAAGCGCGCTCCCACAGTCGAACTCTGCAATGACCCCCGAGGGTTCGTGCCGCTGGCGATGCGCAACCATCTCACCGGTCCGTATCCGTTCGACCCGAGCCTGGTCGCACAGGGTATTCCGATCGATGACAGGGTCGAGGGTGAGGACCGTATCCACGCGCCGCTGCAGGGCACTCCGCTGCCGCCGGGAGCGGTGCGCGGCGGGACGCCGCCGGTGTCCGAGCCCGGAACGCCGGCGTTCCCGGTCGGTCCGCCCGGCCCGCCGGTGCCCGGTGTGGCGCCGGCGCCGCCGCAGCCGCTGTTCGCTCCGCCGGCCCCGCCGCCGGCCCCGCTGCCGCCCGGTCAGGGCCCGCTGCTGCCCAACCAGGCCGTCCCGGCGCCCCAGGGCGCGACGCCCGTCGCCCCGAGTGCATTCGGCGGCAGCGCGTCGGCAGGGCAGAGCATCGCGTCGGCAACCTATGACCCGCAGACCGGTCAGTACCTGACCGCCGACGGCGGACTGCACCAGATCAGTACTGTCACAGCGGGTTCAGAGCCGAAGACGTGGAAGGACCTGCTGCCCATGTAGGCAGCATCGGTGACGGCAGGCCTACTCGCCGAAATGGCATTCCGGCAGCGCGGGATTCCCGCAACCGCTGCGGGAATGCGGTTTCGGCGCAGAGGGGACCGCTAGGCGATCTTGTCCATCCGCACCGGCAGTTCGATCACCTTCGACTGGTTCACGCCGCATGCGCCGCTGTCGCTCTTGGTGATGTTTCGGCCATTGAACGTGGTGATGTCACGAGTCTTCGATCGCGCGGTCACCGGGTCCCAGCCGACCAGGATGAACTTCTGGTAGCCGGTTGCGAAAGTTCCATTCGGACAAGGCATCCAGTTAGGGACGACGTGCTCGATGAACCAATAGGCGTCCAACCTGGCGGTCCCCGTCCAGCCGAGGCTGCTCTTGACCTCGCCGTAACACTCGATCGGGCTCAAACACTTGGTGTTCACGGTCCAGGTCTCCAGCACTGACTGTTCCTTGATCTTCACCCCGTTGGTCCGGGCCCACGCGCCGTCGGAGTACACGCTCCAGGTACCGGAGATGTCGACGCCCCAATCTTCGGCGTGCGCCGACGGTGCGACACCGACGCTCCCGAACGCGGCCATCGCCGTCATCGCGACACCACTGATCAACCGTGTTACGCGCATGGTGCCAGCCTATCGCCGCTGCCAGTTGTGCTCTCCAAAAGCGAGAATTTCGTTCCGCCGCATGGGAAAATGTGCGGATGCGATCACTTGTCGCAGCGCTTGCTGCTCTGGCCGCCCCGGCAGTCCTGATGGCAGCACCGGCCGCTGCGGCACCGCCGCCGCCACCCCCGGGCGGGGAGTGCAATTATCCCAACTGCACGCCCGGAATTCAGCCGAACGTGGTACTGGGCTCCTACTGCTCGAACACCACGTATTACGTGTTCGGCGTGACCGATTGGGGCCGGCTGGTGTTCTGTGGCTCGCCGCGGCGGTACGAGCCACGGTGGTTCCGCTCTCCGGAGATGCACGGCATCAAGAACGTCGGAGATCTGTGTCCCGCGCTCGACGGCGAAGTCGCTCAGGCGCCGGACGGGCTGTTCCTGACCTGCATCGCCAAGGACAATCGGTCCTACTGGGAGCGCGGCGACGCCTCCGTCGGCGGCGGGAACCCACCGCCGCAGTAGCCGACGGCTACCAGGGCCGCTGCGAGCAGAGCGCCCCGCGGAGACCGGAATCGGTCGCGACGACGACATCGTCGACCCGCAGTTCACACACGAACCCGGGCGCGGCCAGGTCCGCTGTCTGAGCCGTGGGCAGACCCACCACGACCATCGACCACTGCGCGGGATCGGCCAGCCAGGTCTCGAACACCCACGGCTTGTCGGGGCCGAGATTGGCCTCCTGGTTCGGCGTGTACAGGTACGGATTGTGGCTGTACTCGGCCCAATTCGGCGGATCCTTCTCGCGATAGTAGATCTCCGCGTTCGCGATGTCCTGGCTGGCGCCGACCGTGTACTTGATGTGGTGCAACGGCGGAGGCGGCGGTGGTGCGGGCTGGGCGGCAGCGCTGCCGGCGCCCAGAGCGGCGCTCATCGAGAGCAGAGCCGCACCCGGGGCAGCCAGAAGCGTAAGCGTCTTGCGGAACACCATTTTTCGAGTTTAGAACGACACTA carries:
- a CDS encoding MCE family protein, which translates into the protein MLTRFVRNQLIIFTIASIVGVAVMLFAYMQVPTLLGIGRLAVTLELPESGGLYRFSNVTYRGVQVGKVTEVRLTEHGAEATLSLDTSPDIPADLRAEVRSVSAVGEQYVDLLPQTDGGPFLEDGSRIPASRTVVPQQVGPMLDQLSAMVDSLPKDRIPDLLDETFKAFNGAGPDFGSLLDSATTLANDANGVSDQMRTLIDDSRPLLDSQAETTDAIRTWARSLNGISAQVVQNDPQIRALLERGPGFAQEVSSLLQEVKPTLPILLANLTTVGQTLLTYNPALEQLLVLFPGIIAAQQSFGLPQNNPTGLPAGDFALTIGDPNPCSVGFLPPSQWRNPEDETVIDTPDGLYCKLPQDSPLNVRGARNYPCIEHPGKRAPTVELCNDPRGFVPLAMRNHLTGPYPFDPSLVAQGIPIDDRVEGEDRIHAPLQGTPLPPGAVRGGTPPVSEPGTPAFPVGPPGPPVPGVAPAPPQPLFAPPAPPPAPLPPGQGPLLPNQAVPAPQGATPVAPSAFGGSASAGQSIASATYDPQTGQYLTADGGLHQISTVTAGSEPKTWKDLLPM